In a genomic window of Agarivorans albus:
- the lexA gene encoding transcriptional repressor LexA, which produces MKPLTPRQTEVFELIRRHISETGMPPTRAEIAKELGFRSANAAEEHLRALAKKGAIEMIPGASRGIRISEEYLPASANEPVAEDLEPGLPLIGQVAAGEPILAQEHVESHYAVDANLFNPHADYLLRVQGMSMKDIGIMDGDLLAVHKTNDVHNGQVVVARLEDDVTVKRFERDGKMVYLHPENEELSTIEVDLEYQSIEIEGLAVGIIRTADWM; this is translated from the coding sequence CATATTTCCGAAACGGGTATGCCGCCAACCCGTGCAGAGATCGCTAAAGAATTAGGCTTTCGTTCCGCTAATGCGGCAGAAGAGCACCTAAGAGCACTTGCTAAGAAAGGGGCTATTGAGATGATCCCTGGTGCTTCGCGTGGTATTCGCATTAGTGAAGAGTATTTGCCAGCCAGCGCTAATGAGCCAGTAGCCGAAGACTTAGAACCCGGTTTACCTTTAATTGGCCAAGTGGCTGCCGGCGAGCCTATTTTGGCGCAGGAGCATGTAGAATCGCACTATGCGGTAGATGCTAACTTGTTTAATCCTCATGCTGATTATTTACTGCGGGTGCAGGGAATGAGTATGAAAGACATCGGCATTATGGATGGTGACTTGTTAGCAGTGCACAAAACCAATGATGTTCATAATGGACAAGTAGTGGTGGCACGTTTAGAAGACGATGTTACAGTTAAGCGTTTTGAGCGCGACGGTAAAATGGTTTACTTGCACCCAGAGAATGAAGAGCTCTCAACTATTGAAGTTGATTTAGAATATCAAAGCATCGAAATCGAAGGCTTGGCGGTAGGTATTATTCGCACTGCCGATTGGATGTAA
- the coxB gene encoding cytochrome c oxidase subunit II produces MSFNLRPGVTAISEQVYGLHMTIFYICCAIGVLVFGAMFWAIFHHRKSKGAKPAQFHESTKVEIIWTIVPFIILIGMAIPATKTLLAMEDPSDADITIQVTGSQWKWHYKYFDRELEFYSVLASDMDEVNGKLEKRKNYLLEVDRPLVLPIDKKVRFLMTSEDVIHSWWVPDFAVKKDANPGFINEAWTIIDKPGIYRGQCAELCGKDHGFMPIVVIAKTQADYDVWLAEEEAAYQAKQAQELELVAMTMEQDELMSLGKKVYDKSCAACHQVNGEGLPGVFPGLKDSPIAIGDVGKHIEVVVNGVPGTAMQAFGKQLGLKELAAVITYERNAWGNDTGDLVQAKDVVAVQNAAQ; encoded by the coding sequence ATGTCATTCAACTTACGTCCGGGTGTTACCGCCATTAGTGAGCAGGTTTATGGCCTGCACATGACAATTTTTTATATTTGTTGTGCTATTGGGGTGCTGGTGTTTGGCGCCATGTTCTGGGCTATTTTTCATCATCGCAAATCTAAAGGGGCCAAGCCGGCTCAATTTCATGAAAGTACCAAAGTAGAAATTATTTGGACCATCGTTCCTTTCATTATATTGATAGGGATGGCGATTCCTGCCACTAAAACCCTGCTGGCCATGGAAGATCCTTCCGATGCCGATATCACGATTCAAGTAACAGGTTCCCAGTGGAAGTGGCATTACAAATACTTTGACCGTGAACTGGAATTCTACAGTGTGCTGGCATCTGATATGGATGAAGTTAACGGCAAGCTGGAAAAACGCAAAAACTACTTGCTTGAAGTAGACCGTCCGCTGGTATTGCCCATCGATAAAAAAGTACGCTTTTTGATGACTTCGGAAGATGTTATCCACTCCTGGTGGGTACCGGATTTTGCAGTTAAAAAAGACGCCAACCCAGGTTTTATTAATGAGGCTTGGACCATCATTGATAAACCCGGCATATACCGCGGCCAGTGTGCTGAGTTATGTGGTAAAGACCACGGCTTTATGCCGATTGTGGTTATCGCTAAAACGCAGGCCGATTATGATGTTTGGTTAGCCGAGGAAGAAGCCGCTTATCAAGCCAAGCAAGCTCAAGAGTTAGAGCTGGTTGCTATGACTATGGAGCAAGACGAACTGATGTCGCTGGGCAAAAAAGTCTACGACAAAAGCTGTGCGGCTTGCCATCAAGTTAACGGTGAAGGCTTACCAGGTGTGTTCCCTGGTTTGAAAGACAGTCCAATCGCTATTGGTGATGTGGGCAAACATATTGAAGTAGTTGTGAATGGTGTACCGGGCACTGCGATGCAAGCCTTTGGTAAACAGCTAGGTTTAAAAGAGCTGGCTGCCGTAATTACTTACGAGCGTAACGCTTGGGGTAATGATACCGGTGATTTAGTGCAGGCCAAGGATGTTGTGGCCGTGCAAAACGCAGCGCAGTAG
- the ctaD gene encoding cytochrome c oxidase subunit I, with protein sequence MSTISDVHADHDEHHHGAPRGLMRWVLTTNHKDIGSMYLWFSFAMFITGGAMAMVIRAELFQPGLQLVEPNFFNQMTTMHGLIMVFGAVMPAFTGLANWLIPMMIGAPDMALPRMNNWSFWILPFAFTMLLASLFMEGGGPNFGWTFYAPLSTNYSPDSTALFVFSVHIMGISSIMGAINVIVTIMNLRAPGMTYMKLPLFVWTWFITAFLLIAVMPVLAGAVTMVLTDKYFGTSFFDAAGGGDPVLFQHIFWFFGHPEVYIMILPSFGIISAIVPAFSRKRLFGYASMVYATASIAGLSFIVWAHHMFTTGMPVAAELFFMFCTMLISVPTGVKVFNWVATMWRGSMTFETPMLFALAFIVLFTIGGFSGLMLAITPVDFQYHDTYFVVAHFHYVLVTGAVFSIMAAAYYWLPKWTGNMYDEGLGRLHFWCSLISVNVLFFPMHFLGLGGMPRRIPDYALQFADVNAIVSIGGFAFGLSQFIFLYMVIKCIRSGEPAPAKPWEGAEGLEWDALPSPAPYHSFSTPPEIK encoded by the coding sequence ATGAGCACGATTAGTGACGTTCATGCTGACCATGATGAGCACCATCACGGTGCCCCGCGCGGTTTAATGCGTTGGGTATTAACCACTAACCACAAAGACATTGGTTCAATGTATTTGTGGTTTAGTTTTGCCATGTTTATTACCGGTGGCGCGATGGCGATGGTGATTCGCGCCGAGCTGTTCCAACCAGGTTTACAGTTAGTAGAACCTAACTTTTTCAATCAAATGACCACCATGCACGGCTTAATCATGGTGTTTGGTGCAGTAATGCCGGCCTTTACCGGTTTGGCTAACTGGCTGATTCCGATGATGATTGGGGCGCCAGATATGGCCTTGCCACGCATGAATAACTGGAGCTTTTGGATTTTACCTTTTGCTTTCACCATGCTGTTAGCCTCGTTGTTTATGGAAGGTGGTGGCCCTAACTTTGGTTGGACTTTCTACGCGCCGCTTTCTACTAACTACAGCCCAGACAGTACCGCTTTGTTTGTGTTCTCGGTGCATATTATGGGGATTAGTTCGATTATGGGGGCGATCAATGTGATTGTTACCATTATGAACTTACGTGCACCCGGCATGACTTACATGAAGTTACCGCTGTTTGTATGGACTTGGTTTATCACTGCATTTTTGCTGATTGCTGTGATGCCGGTATTAGCGGGTGCAGTGACCATGGTGCTTACAGATAAGTATTTTGGTACGTCGTTTTTTGATGCTGCTGGTGGGGGAGACCCCGTATTGTTCCAGCACATATTCTGGTTCTTTGGCCACCCTGAAGTTTACATTATGATTTTGCCGTCATTCGGCATTATCTCGGCGATTGTTCCAGCCTTCTCTCGTAAAAGGTTATTTGGTTATGCCTCGATGGTTTACGCCACTGCATCTATTGCTGGTTTAAGCTTCATTGTGTGGGCGCACCATATGTTTACTACTGGTATGCCGGTTGCGGCTGAGTTGTTCTTCATGTTTTGCACCATGCTGATCTCGGTGCCTACTGGGGTGAAGGTATTTAACTGGGTAGCCACCATGTGGCGCGGCTCAATGACCTTTGAAACGCCGATGTTATTCGCACTGGCCTTTATTGTGCTGTTCACCATTGGTGGTTTCTCGGGATTGATGTTGGCGATTACGCCGGTGGATTTCCAATATCACGATACCTATTTTGTGGTGGCACACTTCCATTATGTACTAGTAACAGGCGCGGTATTCTCGATTATGGCCGCTGCTTATTATTGGCTACCTAAGTGGACCGGTAATATGTACGACGAAGGCCTGGGCCGGCTACATTTCTGGTGTTCGCTTATCTCGGTAAATGTGTTGTTCTTCCCTATGCACTTCTTAGGCTTAGGTGGCATGCCACGGCGTATTCCTGACTATGCGCTGCAGTTTGCCGATGTTAACGCCATTGTGAGTATTGGTGGCTTTGCCTTTGGTTTGTCGCAATTCATCTTCTTGTACATGGTGATTAAGTGTATTCGAAGCGGTGAACCTGCGCCGGCTAAACCTTGGGAAGGCGCAGAGGGCTTAGAATGGGATGCATTGCCATCGCCAGCGCCTTACCACAGTTTCTCTACACCGCCGGAGATTAAATAA
- a CDS encoding cytochrome c oxidase assembly protein produces the protein MLGHGRLVTKLLLVVVAMFGFGYALVPLYDVFCQVTGINGKTATEASEISPVTDQQRTVTVEFISYVPQGLNWKFGPKVNQVKVHPGETLQVDFSASNLTPKRGTVQAVPSVSPGLAANHLKKVSCFCFEQQTLAPGQQQDMPLFFYVDPELPKDINTLTLAYTLFAVEGEPIESETAQVSADGEVSNDAAL, from the coding sequence ATGCTTGGCCATGGCCGTTTAGTCACAAAGCTGCTGCTTGTAGTAGTGGCTATGTTCGGCTTTGGTTACGCCTTAGTGCCGCTGTATGACGTATTTTGTCAGGTTACCGGCATTAACGGCAAAACAGCTACAGAAGCCAGTGAAATAAGCCCTGTTACCGACCAACAGCGCACCGTAACCGTGGAGTTTATTAGCTATGTACCGCAAGGGCTTAATTGGAAGTTTGGCCCTAAGGTTAACCAAGTAAAAGTCCATCCAGGTGAGACACTACAGGTTGATTTTAGTGCTAGTAACCTTACTCCCAAACGTGGCACGGTGCAGGCGGTTCCTTCGGTTAGCCCTGGTTTGGCGGCCAATCATCTAAAAAAAGTCAGCTGTTTTTGTTTTGAGCAGCAAACCCTAGCTCCGGGTCAGCAACAAGACATGCCATTGTTTTTCTATGTAGATCCTGAGTTACCTAAAGATATAAATACCTTAACTTTGGCTTACACCTTATTTGCCGTAGAGGGCGAGCCGATTGAATCTGAAACTGCACAAGTAAGTGCCGATGGAGAGGTGAGCAATGACGCAGCCTTATGA
- a CDS encoding cytochrome c oxidase subunit 3 → MTQPYEKYYVPAQSIWPIVGAVGLFLIAMGAGFSVQQMGSEQSYGLWILSCGFVVIVTMMFGWFGNVIQESMDGLYSAQMDRSFRQGMSWFIFSEVMFFGAFFGALFYARMIAVPWLGGAGNNEMTGAVLWPEFTAMWPLVETPGGTTTQAMGWFGLPLLNTVILVISSVTLHFAHVSLEKDKRGPLKTWLAITLVLGFAFLFFQIEEYIHAYQELGLRLDSGIYGNTFFLLTGFHGLHVTLGAIMLTVMFLRVLKGHFSGKSHFAFMASSWYWHFVDVVWLCLFIFVYVL, encoded by the coding sequence ATGACGCAGCCTTATGAGAAGTATTACGTTCCTGCGCAAAGTATATGGCCAATTGTTGGCGCGGTGGGTTTATTCCTAATCGCCATGGGCGCTGGTTTTTCTGTTCAACAAATGGGCAGTGAACAAAGCTACGGCCTTTGGATATTGTCATGTGGCTTTGTGGTAATTGTTACCATGATGTTTGGTTGGTTTGGCAATGTTATCCAGGAGAGTATGGATGGCTTATATAGTGCCCAAATGGACCGCTCTTTTCGCCAAGGCATGAGTTGGTTCATTTTCTCTGAGGTAATGTTCTTTGGTGCATTTTTCGGAGCGTTATTCTACGCCAGAATGATTGCTGTGCCTTGGTTGGGGGGCGCAGGTAACAATGAAATGACTGGCGCGGTGTTATGGCCAGAATTTACTGCCATGTGGCCGCTAGTTGAAACGCCCGGCGGTACAACAACCCAAGCGATGGGCTGGTTTGGCTTGCCATTGTTGAATACCGTAATACTGGTGATTTCGTCAGTGACATTGCACTTTGCTCATGTGAGTTTAGAAAAAGATAAACGTGGGCCACTTAAAACGTGGTTAGCCATTACCTTGGTGCTAGGTTTTGCTTTCTTATTTTTCCAGATTGAAGAATACATTCATGCATATCAGGAATTAGGCTTGCGCCTTGATTCAGGTATTTATGGCAATACCTTTTTCTTACTCACAGGTTTTCACGGCTTACACGTTACGTTAGGCGCCATTATGCTTACGGTGATGTTTTTGCGAGTACTAAAAGGCCACTTCTCCGGTAAGAGTCACTTTGCATTTATGGCATCGAGTTGGTATTGGCACTTTGTAGATGTGGTGTGGTTGTGTCTGTTTATTTTTGTCTATGTGCTTTAG
- a CDS encoding DUF2909 family protein gives MVIKLLITALILFVVVNMLFALRVMLKGGEKPMTHYLGKRLIFSVLVILLVLLAMALGIIQPNPRPY, from the coding sequence ATGGTCATAAAACTGCTAATTACCGCGTTAATCCTGTTTGTAGTGGTGAACATGCTGTTTGCTTTACGGGTAATGCTAAAGGGCGGAGAAAAACCAATGACCCATTACTTAGGTAAACGCTTAATCTTTAGCGTGTTGGTTATCCTATTGGTTTTACTCGCCATGGCCTTGGGCATCATTCAGCCCAACCCACGCCCTTACTAA
- a CDS encoding SURF1 family protein, translating to MTITKLSQKADKKTVSYRLILFVVLMVALIGLMVKLSLWQWQRSEQKQQLLDQYQQQSQLETSLEQALASGVQPFQLVTLSDIASSGKFLWLDNKVNEGVVGYDAYTLADTPQGNVLVRLAWQPAGTDRRLLPEAISAQELPSRYRLREISLPVVLNQQHWLEEFPQGLRVQQINIAALSDYWNLELLPFVLDSQLEHSSEQLVSISPQKHQGYALQWLLMALVAVGLTVYFCVQNRNKEGL from the coding sequence ATGACCATAACTAAGCTCTCTCAAAAGGCTGATAAAAAAACAGTTTCTTACCGCTTGATACTGTTTGTTGTGCTTATGGTTGCGCTGATAGGGCTAATGGTCAAGCTTTCCTTGTGGCAATGGCAACGCAGTGAACAAAAACAGCAGTTATTAGATCAATACCAGCAGCAATCACAGCTCGAAACCAGCTTAGAACAGGCCCTTGCTTCGGGTGTGCAGCCGTTTCAATTAGTTACGCTAAGTGACATTGCAAGTTCGGGTAAGTTTTTGTGGTTAGACAATAAAGTAAATGAAGGAGTAGTGGGGTACGACGCCTATACCTTAGCAGATACCCCTCAAGGCAATGTACTAGTGCGTCTTGCTTGGCAGCCCGCTGGAACAGATAGGCGTTTGCTACCAGAAGCCATAAGTGCTCAAGAGCTACCTTCGCGCTATCGATTAAGAGAAATAAGCTTGCCAGTGGTACTTAATCAGCAGCACTGGTTAGAAGAGTTTCCGCAGGGATTGCGGGTTCAGCAAATCAATATTGCGGCTTTGTCCGATTATTGGAATCTTGAATTATTGCCTTTTGTGCTAGATAGCCAACTTGAGCATAGTTCTGAACAGCTAGTGTCAATATCGCCGCAAAAACACCAAGGTTATGCGCTGCAATGGTTGTTAATGGCCTTAGTTGCCGTTGGCTTAACCGTTTATTTTTGCGTGCAAAATAGAAACAAGGAAGGTTTATGA
- a CDS encoding COX15/CtaA family protein, with protein MQKGLIAAILLAIVVIGLGAFTRLTDAGLGCPDWPGCYGQLVVPQSEEHVQHAASAYPERPLEAHKAWNEMIHRYFAGGLGLLVVGLAALAFWQKQHRFWALASVLLIGFQAILGMLTVTLGLMPIVVMGHLLGGFSMLALLFTWLMIAKRPLAKPQRSGRWLWLGLLVLVVQIALGGWTSANYSAISCQGLPLCHEEWLSSYKLDAFDPLPLATGNDYEFGVLSHEQRKTIHVTHRIWAGVTAIYLFILALSYIQRRHSDMERGRASRLIFILFTQVGLGVANVLWQVPLAIAVAHNLVAAMLLLSLISLILAHYQGAAVATFVEQKETHYGEVEHA; from the coding sequence ATGCAAAAGGGATTAATTGCCGCTATTTTACTTGCCATTGTTGTCATTGGTTTAGGCGCGTTTACCCGCTTAACTGATGCCGGTTTAGGTTGCCCTGATTGGCCTGGCTGTTATGGGCAGTTAGTGGTTCCACAGAGTGAAGAGCATGTTCAACACGCGGCTAGTGCTTATCCTGAGCGGCCGCTAGAAGCGCACAAAGCCTGGAATGAGATGATTCATCGCTACTTTGCTGGTGGCTTAGGTTTGCTAGTGGTGGGACTAGCTGCGTTGGCATTTTGGCAAAAGCAACACCGCTTTTGGGCGCTAGCCTCGGTGCTGCTTATTGGCTTTCAAGCCATATTAGGCATGCTCACGGTGACACTTGGTTTAATGCCCATTGTGGTTATGGGCCACCTATTGGGTGGTTTTTCAATGCTGGCTTTATTGTTTACGTGGTTGATGATTGCAAAACGTCCTTTAGCTAAGCCCCAGCGAAGTGGCCGTTGGTTGTGGCTAGGTTTGTTGGTACTAGTTGTGCAAATAGCATTAGGTGGCTGGACATCGGCTAACTACTCGGCCATTTCTTGTCAGGGCTTGCCGCTTTGCCATGAAGAGTGGCTAAGCTCTTATAAGCTGGATGCATTTGATCCGCTGCCGCTTGCTACTGGCAATGATTACGAATTTGGTGTGCTTAGTCATGAACAGCGCAAAACCATTCATGTTACTCATCGTATTTGGGCAGGCGTAACAGCCATCTACTTGTTCATACTGGCGCTAAGTTACATTCAGCGACGGCATAGTGATATGGAACGAGGGCGCGCCTCTAGGCTGATTTTTATATTGTTTACTCAAGTCGGTTTAGGCGTTGCCAATGTGCTTTGGCAAGTACCCTTGGCGATAGCTGTGGCACATAACTTAGTGGCTGCCATGCTGTTGTTAAGTCTAATAAGTTTAATCTTGGCTCACTATCAGGGTGCGGCCGTAGCAACATTCGTTGAGCAAAAGGAGACGCATTATGGCGAAGTTGAACACGCTTAA
- the cyoE gene encoding heme o synthase, with product MAKLNTLNPPSSLNKGINWRALYKLTKPKVVALIVLTAVVGACLATSGLPPWQALLVGNLGIGLMAAGAAAFNHYIDSEADAAMARTHKRPLPTGAIANWQALLWASLLSVVGFAMLYWWVNPLTAWLTAASLVGYAVIYTLWLKRATPQNIVIGGLAGAMPPLLGWTAVNNAISAEPLLLVMLIFTWTPPHFWALAIARREDYAKVNIPMLPVTHGVGFTKKLIVLYSLLLFAVAWLPFLVGMSGVLYLVLSCALNLRFMHLAWRLYKGDNQRDAMRLFAFSIVYLMLLFVALLADHWLFALL from the coding sequence ATGGCGAAGTTGAACACGCTTAACCCGCCAAGTTCACTCAACAAAGGCATTAATTGGCGCGCCTTATACAAACTTACTAAACCCAAAGTGGTAGCCCTTATTGTGCTCACTGCGGTGGTAGGAGCATGCTTGGCAACTTCTGGTTTGCCGCCTTGGCAAGCTCTGCTAGTAGGTAACTTAGGCATAGGTTTAATGGCTGCGGGCGCTGCCGCCTTTAATCACTACATTGATAGCGAAGCAGATGCCGCAATGGCACGCACTCATAAACGCCCTTTGCCTACTGGTGCTATAGCCAATTGGCAGGCCTTGTTATGGGCCTCACTTTTATCGGTGGTGGGCTTTGCCATGTTGTATTGGTGGGTCAATCCACTGACTGCTTGGTTAACTGCAGCTAGCTTAGTGGGGTATGCGGTGATTTATACCCTTTGGCTTAAACGAGCTACGCCGCAAAACATTGTAATTGGCGGCTTGGCTGGCGCTATGCCCCCATTGTTGGGGTGGACGGCAGTAAACAACGCCATATCGGCTGAACCCTTATTGCTAGTTATGCTGATATTCACTTGGACCCCGCCACACTTTTGGGCCTTGGCCATTGCTCGCCGTGAAGATTACGCCAAGGTTAATATTCCAATGCTGCCGGTTACCCACGGTGTTGGCTTTACCAAAAAGTTGATAGTTCTTTATTCTCTGCTGCTATTCGCTGTTGCTTGGCTACCCTTTCTAGTAGGTATGAGTGGGGTGCTTTATCTCGTATTAAGTTGTGCGCTTAACCTACGTTTTATGCACTTAGCTTGGAGACTGTATAAGGGGGATAACCAGCGTGACGCCATGCGCCTATTTGCCTTCTCGATAGTGTATTTGATGTTGTTGTTTGTTGCCTTGTTGGCAGACCATTGGTTGTTTGCTTTGCTATAA
- the dinF gene encoding MATE family efflux transporter DinF yields MSVSRFSAIAAIAVPMILSNITIPLLGLVDTAVIGHLDHAYYLGGVALGSMMISLVYWLCGFLRMSTTGLSAQAFGANDQLALQRIGFNSACIAVLIGLALLLLSQPILQLGLALAGGSEQVQFYAAQYFSTRIWGAPAALLNLVLLGWLLGMQNARAPMLLLIVANTTNIALDVLFVVGLDWKVQGAALASVIADYFSLAVGLALCRQQFLTRFNALPSLKVCWADFNRQHLAGLFSLNRDIFLRSLALQACFAFITFQGSRLGDHIVAANAVLLNFLMFVSFALDGLAYAVEALAGKAKGKNDRALFVVTIKQCLQLALVAGIGFSLVFGVLGEQLVALLTDIPEIRSTAASYLNWMILLPLVSVWCFILDGVFIATSEGRIMRNSMLLASFAGFFPLWWFTQSWGNHALWLAMCGFMAIRGMSLGWVYYQALKSQRWFKHEA; encoded by the coding sequence ATGTCTGTTTCGCGTTTTTCCGCCATTGCGGCCATTGCCGTGCCAATGATTTTATCTAATATCACTATTCCTTTATTAGGGCTGGTGGACACCGCTGTGATTGGCCATTTAGATCATGCTTATTATCTTGGCGGGGTTGCCTTAGGCTCAATGATGATTAGCCTGGTGTATTGGTTATGTGGTTTTTTGCGCATGTCGACCACAGGCTTAAGTGCGCAAGCTTTTGGTGCAAATGACCAGCTAGCGTTACAGCGAATAGGCTTTAACTCTGCCTGCATTGCTGTGCTTATTGGATTGGCCTTACTGCTACTTAGCCAACCAATATTGCAACTTGGTTTGGCTTTAGCCGGCGGTAGTGAGCAGGTTCAATTTTATGCGGCGCAGTATTTCTCTACCCGTATTTGGGGCGCACCAGCGGCACTGCTTAACTTAGTGCTGTTGGGGTGGTTATTGGGCATGCAGAACGCTCGAGCCCCCATGTTACTGCTGATTGTAGCCAATACCACTAACATTGCCTTGGATGTGCTGTTTGTGGTGGGACTAGATTGGAAAGTGCAGGGTGCTGCTTTAGCCAGTGTGATTGCCGACTATTTTTCATTGGCAGTTGGCTTGGCGTTGTGCCGCCAGCAGTTTTTAACGCGATTTAATGCCTTACCGTCGTTAAAGGTTTGTTGGGCCGATTTTAATCGCCAGCATTTGGCGGGATTATTCTCGCTAAACCGAGACATATTTTTGCGCTCACTTGCCTTGCAAGCTTGTTTTGCTTTCATCACTTTTCAAGGCTCGCGTTTGGGTGACCACATTGTTGCGGCCAACGCAGTATTACTTAACTTCTTGATGTTTGTTTCTTTTGCTTTAGATGGTTTAGCTTACGCCGTAGAAGCCTTAGCGGGTAAAGCCAAAGGCAAAAATGACCGCGCTTTGTTTGTGGTAACGATTAAACAGTGTTTGCAGTTAGCCTTAGTGGCGGGCATTGGCTTTAGTTTGGTTTTTGGAGTACTGGGTGAGCAACTGGTTGCGTTGCTTACCGATATACCTGAAATCCGCAGCACTGCGGCTAGCTACCTTAATTGGATGATTTTGCTGCCGTTAGTCTCGGTATGGTGCTTTATCTTAGATGGAGTTTTCATTGCTACTTCTGAGGGGCGCATTATGCGCAACTCGATGTTGTTGGCTAGTTTCGCCGGGTTCTTTCCGCTTTGGTGGTTTACTCAAAGTTGGGGGAACCACGCTCTATGGTTGGCGATGTGTGGTTTTATGGCGATTAGAGGAATGAGCTTGGGGTGGGTTTATTACCAGGCTCTAAAGAGCCAGCGCTGGTTTAAGCATGAGGCTTAA
- a CDS encoding GNAT family N-acetyltransferase, with protein sequence MQIRDYQHSDLNSIINIYNLSKLDELRFEQNTFSLLPLTQDQQRFASLKQSTIFVYQTDKVVAYGAHQGSVISALFVHPDARGKGFGKQLLEHLLNNINDTTCLYVAKSNWPAKALYQDYGFIVSDTFQTSYNGVAVIANEMLRSVKPHA encoded by the coding sequence GTGCAAATACGTGATTACCAACATAGCGATCTGAACTCCATTATTAACATTTACAATCTTTCTAAACTCGACGAGTTACGCTTTGAGCAAAATACATTTAGTCTTCTACCATTAACTCAAGATCAGCAACGTTTCGCCTCTCTTAAACAATCAACTATTTTTGTCTATCAAACCGATAAGGTAGTGGCTTATGGCGCGCACCAAGGCTCGGTGATAAGCGCTTTGTTTGTCCACCCCGACGCACGAGGTAAAGGGTTTGGCAAACAGCTGCTAGAGCACCTATTAAACAATATCAACGACACTACCTGCTTATATGTTGCCAAAAGCAATTGGCCTGCCAAAGCGCTCTACCAAGATTATGGTTTTATTGTCAGCGATACCTTTCAAACCAGCTACAATGGCGTTGCGGTAATAGCCAACGAAATGCTTCGCTCAGTTAAGCCTCATGCTTAA
- the trmL gene encoding tRNA (uridine(34)/cytosine(34)/5-carboxymethylaminomethyluridine(34)-2'-O)-methyltransferase TrmL translates to MINIVLYQPEIPQNTGAIIRLAANSGCNLHLIEPLGFAWDDKKVKRAGLDYHEFAEVKRHPDYQAFLSSEQPKRLLACTTKGSGFHSDFAFEAGDYLMFGPETRGLPDEVLNEIDGQFRLRIPMLADSRSMNLSNAVSVFVYEAWRQLGYVDGV, encoded by the coding sequence ATGATTAACATTGTGCTATATCAACCAGAAATACCGCAAAACACCGGCGCAATTATCCGTTTAGCGGCGAACAGCGGTTGTAACTTACATCTTATCGAGCCTTTAGGTTTCGCCTGGGATGATAAAAAAGTTAAACGTGCCGGCTTGGACTACCACGAGTTTGCCGAGGTAAAACGCCACCCCGACTACCAAGCCTTCTTAAGCAGCGAGCAGCCTAAGCGCTTGCTTGCTTGTACCACCAAAGGCAGCGGTTTTCATAGTGACTTTGCTTTTGAAGCGGGTGATTATCTAATGTTTGGCCCTGAAACACGCGGCCTACCTGATGAAGTGCTAAATGAGATAGATGGTCAATTTAGGCTGCGCATTCCAATGTTGGCCGATAGCCGCAGCATGAACTTATCTAATGCAGTATCGGTATTTGTTTACGAAGCTTGGCGTCAACTAGGTTATGTAGACGGTGTGTAA